The Pseudobdellovibrionaceae bacterium DNA window AAAATGGAAAAAGACCAACTGACCAATAATCAAAAGCCTGCTACACGCACACATACAAAGATTGCTGTTTTATTTAAAGCTAGCTATGAAAGAGACTTCTCTCAAGGAAGCTTACACAACATTAGCCTTACTGGAGCGTTTTTATTTAACAGCGGTGTTGATATCCACAAAGATCAAAAATATGTTAATTTATACATAAAGCTAAACCAGCGAAACAGA harbors:
- a CDS encoding PilZ domain-containing protein; amino-acid sequence: MSIKMEKDQLTNNQKPATRTHTKIAVLFKASYERDFSQGSLHNISLTGAFLFNSGVDIHKDQKYVNLYIKLNQRNRKILAKVVWKSEQGYGLQFVRTTLQDKKLIDDLIYFEEQKNKTKQNILRNIFKKVA